One window from the genome of Paenibacillus azoreducens encodes:
- a CDS encoding YtxH domain-containing protein → MKEKNKSLLWGALIGSVVGSVTALLFAPKSGKELRQDIAEGARTIGNKTQELAEKVGEQSASLIGKVRDTAGNVIHDIRSWRKSDEDEETSEMARISSFEDGGGKEAVFVEDSEQDELK, encoded by the coding sequence ATGAAGGAAAAAAACAAAAGCTTGTTGTGGGGCGCATTGATCGGCAGCGTGGTCGGCTCGGTAACGGCGCTTTTATTTGCGCCAAAGTCAGGCAAGGAGCTTCGCCAGGATATCGCTGAAGGAGCCAGAACAATCGGCAATAAAACGCAGGAGCTGGCAGAAAAAGTCGGCGAGCAGAGCGCAAGTTTGATTGGTAAAGTCAGGGATACGGCCGGCAATGTCATTCATGACATCCGCAGCTGGCGCAAATCGGATGAAGATGAAGAGACATCCGAGATGGCCCGGATTTCTTCCTTTGAAGACGGCGGAGGGAAGGAAGCCGTTTTCGTTGAAGATTCGGAGCAGGATGAATTAAAATAA
- the pstA gene encoding phosphate ABC transporter permease PstA, whose product MKAKLTDKIATFFIVAFALLIVAVLAGLIGFILVRGLNHISWSFLTSAPQTIRAGGGIGPQLFNSLFLLVLTLIITIPLGLGAGIYMAEYAKPGKITGAIRLVVEVLSSFPSIVVGLFGLLLIVNTFGFGFSLFSGALVLTIFNLPLMVRITEQAFRSVPKEQKEAGLALGLSKWKIISSVLFPVALPSIVTGTVLAAGRVFGEAAALLFTAGMSTPRLDFTNWNPLSPTSPINPFRPAETLAVHIWKINSEGIAPDAAQIAAGASAVLVILVLVFNLLARWLGGVLYKAMTASKRMG is encoded by the coding sequence TTGAAAGCGAAACTGACCGACAAAATCGCAACGTTCTTCATCGTGGCGTTTGCCTTGCTGATCGTGGCCGTTCTGGCTGGACTTATCGGATTTATATTGGTACGCGGGCTGAATCATATCAGTTGGTCCTTCCTGACCTCGGCACCGCAAACGATCCGTGCGGGCGGCGGCATTGGACCGCAACTGTTTAACTCTTTGTTTTTGCTTGTGCTGACTTTGATCATTACCATTCCGCTGGGACTTGGCGCAGGCATTTATATGGCCGAATATGCAAAACCCGGCAAAATTACCGGAGCGATCCGGCTTGTCGTAGAGGTATTGTCTTCGTTTCCGTCGATCGTTGTGGGTCTGTTCGGCTTGCTGCTGATCGTCAATACGTTTGGTTTCGGATTTTCGCTTTTTTCAGGAGCGCTGGTTCTAACCATCTTTAACCTGCCGCTTATGGTGCGTATTACGGAGCAGGCATTCCGCAGCGTACCGAAGGAACAGAAAGAGGCGGGACTGGCTTTGGGCCTGTCCAAATGGAAAATCATTTCCTCGGTTCTGTTTCCGGTCGCGTTGCCAAGCATCGTCACAGGCACTGTTCTGGCTGCCGGCCGGGTATTCGGGGAAGCGGCGGCACTGCTGTTTACGGCAGGGATGTCCACGCCGCGTCTTGATTTCACCAACTGGAACCCGCTCAGCCCGACGTCGCCGATCAACCCGTTCCGTCCGGCAGAAACGCTTGCGGTGCATATCTGGAAAATCAACAGCGAAGGCATCGCGCCGGATGCCGCGCAGATTGCCGCAGGCGCTTCGGCTGTGCTCGTCATTTTGGTGCTGGTGTTCAACCTGCTTGCCCGCTGGCTCGGTGGCGTATTGTACAAAGCCATGACGGCATCCAAACGTATGGGATAG
- a CDS encoding DUF1450 domain-containing protein, with protein sequence MANDIRICDKCNHIQMKSLIPKLKKMAPDTEIKIGCKSYCGPCGKRAFVYINGRYISAPTEEEVLAKMEPYIK encoded by the coding sequence ATGGCCAATGATATCCGTATATGCGATAAGTGCAATCATATACAAATGAAAAGTTTAATTCCAAAGCTGAAAAAAATGGCTCCTGATACCGAGATCAAAATCGGCTGCAAATCGTATTGCGGTCCTTGCGGCAAGCGGGCGTTTGTTTATATTAACGGACGTTATATCAGCGCGCCGACCGAAGAAGAAGTACTCGCCAAAATGGAGCCGTATATCAAGTAA
- a CDS encoding Dabb family protein, giving the protein MIKHIVFIKLKDRSPESVDKTAAVLRAMEGKIPQLLSIEVGVDVMHSERSFDIALVTEVPSLEDLQAYQVHPVHQEVVRHLNEVKELSVSVDYEI; this is encoded by the coding sequence ATGATTAAACATATTGTTTTTATCAAATTGAAGGATAGATCTCCGGAAAGCGTTGACAAAACGGCGGCGGTGCTGCGTGCTATGGAAGGAAAAATTCCGCAGCTGCTCTCCATTGAAGTTGGCGTTGATGTCATGCATTCAGAGCGTTCATTTGATATTGCCCTCGTTACCGAAGTGCCCTCTCTGGAAGACTTGCAGGCATATCAGGTGCATCCCGTTCATCAGGAAGTCGTTCGTCATTTGAATGAAGTAAAAGAATTATCCGTTAGCGTTGATTACGAAATCTAA
- a CDS encoding THUMP domain-containing class I SAM-dependent RNA methyltransferase: MSRLQLIATAPMGLEAIVARELKELGYTDMQVENGRVTFAGDLKDICRCNLWLRTSDRILVKMGEFPATTFDELFEGTKALPWQDWIPVDGEFPVEGRSHHSQLSSVPACQGIVKKAIVEKLKQSYRKDWFPENGARYVIEVNLLKDVALLTLDTTGPALHKRGYRKLVTEAPIKETMAAALLQLSRWNASRPLYDPCCGSGTILIEAALMGWNIAPGLRRSFPSEHWRVIPEQLWNEAREEAYDSVRDDEPLQLTGSDIDPQAIEVAKAAAKSAGFGREITFQVLPAAKAKPEGEYGCLITNPPYGERLSEKAEVEKLIRQLGHTAAQLPTWSFFAISPTKQFEHYFGRKADKRRKLFNGRIECQYYQFLGPLPPRKR; encoded by the coding sequence ATGTCCCGTTTGCAATTGATTGCAACCGCCCCGATGGGCCTGGAAGCCATCGTGGCGCGCGAACTTAAAGAGTTAGGTTATACCGACATGCAGGTCGAGAACGGCAGAGTCACTTTCGCAGGAGATCTCAAGGATATTTGCCGCTGCAACCTGTGGCTGCGGACCTCGGACCGGATCCTCGTCAAAATGGGAGAGTTTCCGGCCACAACCTTTGACGAGCTCTTTGAAGGAACGAAAGCTCTGCCTTGGCAGGACTGGATTCCGGTTGACGGGGAATTCCCTGTTGAAGGACGTTCCCATCATTCCCAGCTCAGCAGCGTTCCCGCCTGCCAAGGGATCGTAAAAAAAGCGATTGTAGAAAAACTCAAACAGAGTTATCGCAAGGATTGGTTTCCGGAAAACGGAGCGCGTTATGTCATTGAAGTCAATCTTCTTAAAGACGTGGCGCTCCTTACGCTGGACACGACCGGGCCGGCCTTGCATAAGCGCGGTTACCGCAAACTTGTGACCGAGGCGCCAATCAAGGAAACGATGGCTGCCGCGCTGCTGCAGCTCAGCCGCTGGAATGCCTCCCGCCCTTTATACGATCCATGCTGCGGTTCGGGAACCATTTTGATCGAGGCCGCGCTCATGGGTTGGAATATCGCCCCGGGGCTGCGCCGCTCTTTTCCTTCCGAGCATTGGCGCGTTATTCCGGAACAGCTTTGGAACGAAGCGCGCGAGGAGGCTTATGATTCGGTCCGGGATGACGAACCCCTGCAGCTTACGGGGAGCGATATTGACCCGCAAGCTATTGAAGTTGCCAAAGCGGCTGCCAAAAGCGCCGGCTTCGGACGCGAAATCACATTTCAAGTTTTGCCTGCCGCCAAAGCCAAACCGGAAGGGGAATACGGGTGCCTGATCACCAACCCCCCTTACGGCGAGCGGCTCAGCGAAAAAGCCGAGGTCGAAAAACTGATCCGCCAATTGGGCCATACCGCCGCCCAGCTGCCGACATGGTCCTTTTTCGCCATCAGCCCGACCAAACAGTTCGAGCACTACTTTGGACGCAAAGCGGATAAACGCCGCAAGCTGTTCAACGGTCGGATCGAGTGCCAATACTATCAGTTCCTGGGGCCTCTCCCGCCGCGAAAGCGTTAG
- the racE gene encoding glutamate racemase, translated as MQQAIAVLDSGVGGLTVVKEIMRQLPREKIIYFGDTARTPYGPRSSEEVRKFTEQIVDFLYQFDPKAIVIACNTATAAALDYISAKVSIPVIGVIHPGARAAISATKTGNIGVIGTIGTISSGAYTSALHQLSPYVHVVSEACPALVPLVEQGQFRSKETTAVVKESLRGIKNSSIDCLILGCTHYPFLKDTIQEVMGKKVKLISSADETAREVSTILYDKGQLASRNESPVHQFFCSGDADMFQKIAKSWLGEQIRRTPVVWQVSKFVESF; from the coding sequence GTGCAGCAAGCAATCGCAGTATTAGACTCGGGTGTGGGGGGCTTAACGGTCGTCAAGGAAATCATGAGGCAGCTCCCACGGGAAAAAATCATTTATTTCGGAGACACTGCCCGCACACCTTACGGACCCCGTTCGTCCGAAGAAGTAAGAAAATTTACGGAGCAGATTGTTGACTTTCTGTATCAATTCGATCCCAAAGCCATTGTCATTGCATGCAATACGGCAACGGCGGCAGCGCTGGATTATATTTCAGCAAAGGTATCCATTCCGGTCATCGGGGTAATCCATCCAGGCGCAAGAGCGGCAATCAGTGCCACGAAGACGGGGAATATCGGGGTGATCGGCACAATCGGCACGATCAGCAGCGGTGCATATACATCGGCGCTTCATCAGCTTTCGCCATATGTGCATGTGGTGAGCGAAGCATGTCCGGCGCTTGTTCCGCTTGTAGAGCAGGGACAATTCCGGTCGAAGGAAACGACCGCTGTTGTCAAGGAATCGCTGCGTGGCATCAAAAACTCTTCGATCGACTGCCTGATTTTGGGCTGCACTCATTATCCGTTTCTAAAAGACACGATTCAGGAAGTGATGGGTAAAAAGGTAAAGCTGATCAGCTCCGCGGATGAAACGGCAAGGGAGGTCAGCACGATTTTATACGACAAGGGACAGCTGGCCAGCAGAAACGAAAGCCCGGTCCATCAGTTTTTTTGCAGCGGGGATGCGGATATGTTCCAGAAAATAGCGAAATCCTGGCTGGGCGAGCAAATTCGCCGGACACCTGTCGTTTGGCAAGTTTCGAAGTTTGTTGAGTCATTTTGA
- a CDS encoding HesB/IscA family protein, whose amino-acid sequence MKCKITRNAAKVLQRELEKEENRDLKLRVFVTHSHGDHAHYGLDLDKPGENDEVVSTDKNIDVLLNRSEPLLDGVKVDYLYFPQEGFVITNPSKGNHGDH is encoded by the coding sequence ATGAAATGCAAAATTACGCGTAATGCCGCCAAAGTGCTGCAAAGAGAATTGGAGAAAGAGGAAAACCGTGATCTGAAGCTTCGCGTGTTCGTCACTCATTCCCATGGAGATCATGCGCATTATGGTCTGGATTTGGACAAGCCGGGCGAAAACGATGAGGTTGTAAGCACAGACAAGAACATCGATGTACTGCTGAACCGTAGTGAGCCGCTGCTGGATGGAGTAAAAGTAGATTACTTGTATTTTCCGCAGGAGGGATTTGTGATTACCAACCCTTCCAAAGGCAATCACGGCGACCACTAA
- a CDS encoding MFS transporter: MKSSTTTPLELEQRKAGLLAQPKAVWAIAFACVISFMGLGLVDPILPAIAQQLHASKSQVSLLFTSYNLVTGIAMLITGFISSRIGIKKTLLSGIFLIIIFSALGGFSDTIAQIVGFRGGWGLGNALFIATALSAIVGLSTSGTAQAIILYEAALGLGISVGPLLGGELGSISWRGPFFGVAVLMLIAFIFIIFMLPAVPKPKQASSLADPFKALSYPALLTLGITAFLYNFGFFTLMAYSPYVMELDEHGLGYVFFGWGILLAFTSVFVAPKLQKRFSVVKSICAVLTLFTIVLAVMGVGTYNHSPKTVIVCVIVAGIFLGINNTLITTAVMQAAPVERSVASAAYSFVRFLGGAVSPWLAGKLSEWYHAETPFYFGALMVFLGVVTLLVRRRHLTHVDRAEGH; the protein is encoded by the coding sequence ATGAAATCCAGCACGACAACACCTCTGGAACTCGAACAGAGGAAAGCAGGGCTGCTCGCTCAGCCCAAGGCGGTATGGGCCATCGCCTTTGCCTGCGTTATATCTTTTATGGGACTCGGTCTCGTCGACCCCATCCTTCCTGCCATTGCCCAGCAGCTGCATGCCAGCAAAAGCCAGGTGTCTCTCCTGTTCACCAGCTACAACCTGGTTACTGGCATCGCGATGTTGATCACAGGCTTCATTTCCAGCCGGATCGGGATTAAAAAAACGCTGCTTTCCGGCATTTTCCTGATTATTATTTTCTCCGCACTCGGCGGGTTCTCCGATACCATCGCACAGATTGTAGGCTTCCGCGGCGGCTGGGGACTGGGCAATGCCCTGTTTATCGCCACCGCATTGTCCGCAATAGTCGGCCTGTCGACTTCGGGTACGGCTCAAGCGATCATCCTTTATGAAGCAGCGCTTGGTCTCGGCATTTCCGTCGGACCTTTGCTTGGCGGCGAACTAGGTTCGATCAGCTGGCGCGGTCCCTTTTTTGGAGTTGCGGTTTTGATGCTGATTGCTTTTATTTTTATCATCTTCATGCTTCCTGCGGTTCCAAAGCCAAAGCAAGCAAGCTCGCTTGCGGATCCTTTCAAGGCATTATCCTATCCGGCATTGCTGACACTCGGCATTACGGCGTTCCTGTACAACTTCGGCTTCTTTACATTGATGGCTTATTCCCCATACGTGATGGAACTGGATGAACATGGCCTGGGTTATGTATTTTTCGGCTGGGGCATCCTCCTGGCCTTCACCTCCGTCTTCGTCGCTCCGAAGCTGCAAAAGCGGTTCAGCGTCGTGAAATCGATTTGTGCGGTCCTCACCTTGTTTACCATCGTTTTGGCCGTGATGGGCGTAGGAACTTATAACCACTCTCCAAAAACGGTTATCGTCTGCGTCATCGTCGCCGGGATCTTCCTTGGCATCAACAATACGCTGATCACCACGGCCGTGATGCAGGCGGCCCCGGTAGAGCGTTCCGTCGCTTCCGCTGCATACAGTTTTGTCCGTTTCCTTGGCGGCGCCGTATCCCCATGGCTCGCTGGAAAGCTGTCGGAATGGTATCATGCCGAAACGCCGTTTTATTTTGGCGCATTGATGGTATTTCTGGGTGTAGTGACATTGCTTGTCCGCCGCCGGCATCTGACTCATGTAGACAGAGCGGAAGGACACTAA
- a CDS encoding DUF86 domain-containing protein, which yields MYYVNQEQIQHRLDAIPEIAEALTKVAVSWDGSVMFGMVQERALHLAIEVVTDVGSYLIDGFIMRDASSYEDIMEINYEEKVFDGEVYNVLLELVSLRKALVQEYFTWKRCELHKLTPVLPNVLDKFADQVRAYIKQELRL from the coding sequence TTGTATTATGTAAATCAGGAACAGATCCAGCATCGTCTGGATGCGATTCCGGAAATTGCCGAAGCCCTGACGAAGGTTGCCGTTTCTTGGGACGGGAGCGTTATGTTTGGCATGGTTCAGGAACGTGCCCTGCACTTGGCGATTGAGGTCGTCACCGATGTAGGCAGCTATTTGATCGACGGTTTTATTATGCGTGATGCCAGCAGCTATGAAGATATTATGGAAATCAATTATGAAGAAAAGGTCTTTGACGGCGAAGTATATAATGTTCTGCTTGAACTGGTCAGTCTTCGTAAAGCTTTGGTGCAGGAATATTTTACGTGGAAGCGTTGTGAGCTTCACAAGCTGACGCCGGTCCTGCCGAATGTGCTGGACAAGTTTGCCGATCAGGTCCGCGCGTACATCAAGCAAGAGCTCAGACTGTAA
- the pstB gene encoding phosphate ABC transporter ATP-binding protein PstB: protein MQTTSFRTEHLSVFYGQYEAVKNVNLNFPERSVTALIGPSGCGKSTFLRSLNRMNDEISQAKIKGRIWIDGEDINDPATDVIQLRQKIGMVWQKPNPFYKSIYENIAFGPKYHGIKDKKQLDEIVETSLRKAALWDEVKDRLKQSALSLSGGQQQRLCIARALSVKPRILLLDEPASALDPVSTSKVEELIVELKKELSIVIVTHNMQQAARISDYTAYFYLGTLMEHNDTEIIFTNPENHMTQEYISGRFG, encoded by the coding sequence ATGCAAACCACATCGTTTCGCACAGAGCATCTCAGCGTATTTTACGGACAATATGAAGCTGTGAAAAATGTTAACCTAAATTTTCCGGAGCGAAGCGTCACCGCCTTGATCGGCCCATCGGGCTGCGGTAAATCGACGTTTCTGCGTTCGCTGAACCGGATGAACGACGAAATTTCGCAAGCTAAAATCAAAGGACGCATCTGGATCGATGGAGAGGATATCAACGATCCGGCAACCGACGTCATCCAGCTTCGCCAAAAAATCGGGATGGTATGGCAAAAACCAAACCCGTTTTATAAATCGATTTACGAAAACATTGCTTTTGGTCCCAAATATCACGGTATCAAAGATAAAAAGCAGCTTGATGAAATCGTTGAAACCAGCCTGCGCAAAGCGGCGTTATGGGATGAGGTCAAGGACCGCTTGAAGCAGTCGGCTTTGTCCCTGTCCGGCGGGCAGCAGCAGCGGCTGTGCATTGCACGGGCATTGTCCGTCAAACCGCGGATTTTGCTGCTGGATGAGCCAGCTTCGGCCCTTGATCCGGTATCGACCTCAAAGGTGGAGGAACTGATCGTCGAGCTGAAAAAAGAACTGAGCATCGTCATCGTGACTCATAATATGCAGCAGGCAGCCCGTATTTCCGATTACACGGCTTATTTCTATCTGGGCACATTAATGGAACATAACGATACTGAAATTATTTTTACCAATCCTGAAAATCATATGACTCAGGAATATATCTCCGGCCGGTTTGGCTGA
- a CDS encoding M14 family metallopeptidase, whose translation MQQYTVCKGDTLDRIAASRGLSRVHIINANPWVGEQPYLVPGQIIFLPSSPRRRYVIQREDSPEKVADAFHVMEASLLEMNPGLSRSYFPEGRVLVLPHAGKKRTVYPAGEYGYRHLCHDIAKLTQLYPRITAGTIGESVLGKPIPYVKIGEGPRKIHVNASIHANEWITTPCIMYFIEEYAHACKLGKRWNGYDPCQWFAQNTLWVVPMVNPDGVELVQEGVFPNNPYYEQLTEWNGGRSDYRHWKANINGVDLGDQFPAHWEEEVQRRGKHSPGPRDYAGTSPLSEPEAEALAAFTVKTTPDAAISLHSQGQEIYWNYRNYEPKESREWARRLGQVSGYRPVKLEGSDAGYKDWFIQEFRKPGFTVEIGLGKNPLPLEDFDDLALETGLVVAELLSI comes from the coding sequence ATGCAGCAGTATACCGTATGTAAAGGGGATACCTTGGATCGAATCGCGGCCAGCAGGGGGTTGTCCAGGGTCCATATTATCAATGCCAACCCTTGGGTGGGAGAACAGCCGTATTTGGTGCCGGGGCAGATTATTTTTTTGCCGTCCTCGCCAAGAAGAAGATACGTCATCCAAAGAGAGGATTCACCGGAGAAAGTGGCGGATGCTTTTCATGTTATGGAAGCCTCCTTGCTTGAAATGAATCCGGGCCTGTCCCGAAGTTATTTTCCTGAGGGGCGCGTGCTTGTGCTGCCTCATGCCGGGAAAAAAAGGACGGTATATCCTGCAGGGGAATACGGATATCGGCATTTATGCCATGATATAGCCAAGCTGACGCAGCTCTACCCACGGATTACAGCCGGAACCATCGGCGAAAGCGTGCTCGGCAAACCAATCCCCTATGTAAAAATCGGAGAGGGTCCCAGAAAAATTCATGTGAACGCTTCCATCCATGCGAATGAATGGATAACGACTCCCTGCATCATGTATTTTATCGAGGAGTACGCCCATGCTTGCAAATTGGGAAAACGCTGGAACGGCTACGATCCATGCCAGTGGTTTGCGCAAAATACGCTTTGGGTTGTGCCGATGGTAAATCCCGACGGCGTAGAGCTGGTGCAGGAAGGCGTATTTCCGAATAATCCGTATTATGAACAACTGACGGAGTGGAATGGAGGACGCAGCGATTACCGGCATTGGAAAGCGAATATCAACGGCGTGGATTTGGGGGACCAGTTCCCCGCCCATTGGGAAGAAGAAGTGCAGCGGCGGGGGAAGCATTCTCCCGGACCGAGGGATTACGCAGGAACATCGCCACTCAGCGAGCCGGAAGCGGAAGCGCTGGCGGCTTTTACCGTCAAAACAACGCCGGATGCGGCGATTTCGCTGCACAGCCAAGGGCAGGAAATTTATTGGAATTACCGTAATTATGAGCCGAAGGAAAGCAGGGAGTGGGCGCGGCGGCTCGGTCAGGTCAGCGGATATCGCCCCGTTAAACTCGAGGGCAGCGATGCAGGCTACAAAGACTGGTTTATTCAGGAATTCCGAAAACCCGGCTTTACGGTCGAGATCGGACTTGGCAAAAACCCGCTGCCTTTAGAGGATTTCGACGATCTCGCTTTGGAAACAGGGCTTGTAGTGGCGGAACTGCTGTCGATATGA
- the pstC gene encoding phosphate ABC transporter permease subunit PstC, translating into MKAIDERPVQAQPAPAKRLKKHHAEDLVGRSYTSICVALLIVIIISIVYFVASKGLATFIRDGVSLGDFLFGTTWDPEGNQGEPVFGVLPFIFGSFATSLLAALIASPLSICASLFMTEIVPGWGKKLLQPVIELLAGIPSVVYGFIGLTVVVPFLRDVFPGQGIGIAAGALVLSVMILPTITSVAVDALSSLPRGLKESSFALGATRWQTISRVILPTVLPSILTGIVLGMARAFGEALAVQMVIGNAPHIPRSLFESASTLTSVITLDMGNTVMGTVHSNALWSMALALMFMTFIFVVIVRLLERRHRI; encoded by the coding sequence ATGAAAGCAATAGATGAAAGGCCTGTTCAGGCTCAGCCGGCCCCAGCCAAGCGTTTGAAAAAACATCATGCGGAAGATCTTGTGGGCCGAAGCTATACGTCGATTTGCGTGGCTTTGCTCATTGTCATCATCATTTCAATCGTATATTTTGTCGCATCCAAAGGACTGGCGACGTTTATTCGCGATGGCGTCAGTCTTGGCGATTTTCTGTTTGGCACCACTTGGGACCCGGAAGGGAACCAGGGTGAACCGGTGTTTGGCGTGCTGCCGTTCATTTTCGGTTCCTTCGCCACTTCGCTGCTCGCCGCCCTGATCGCAAGTCCGCTCAGCATCTGCGCTTCGCTGTTTATGACGGAAATCGTTCCCGGCTGGGGCAAGAAACTGCTGCAACCCGTGATCGAGCTGCTTGCAGGCATTCCATCGGTCGTTTACGGCTTCATCGGCTTGACTGTCGTCGTTCCTTTTTTGCGCGATGTGTTTCCCGGACAGGGGATCGGGATCGCGGCCGGAGCGCTGGTGCTGTCAGTCATGATCCTGCCGACGATAACAAGCGTGGCTGTGGATGCTTTGTCATCGCTGCCGCGCGGATTAAAGGAATCCTCTTTTGCGCTTGGGGCTACACGCTGGCAGACGATTTCCAGAGTTATTTTGCCAACCGTGCTTCCTTCCATTTTGACAGGCATTGTCCTAGGCATGGCACGCGCGTTCGGCGAAGCTCTGGCGGTGCAGATGGTTATCGGGAATGCGCCGCATATCCCGCGGTCGCTGTTCGAATCCGCATCGACACTAACCAGCGTCATCACGCTGGATATGGGCAACACGGTCATGGGTACCGTGCACAGTAATGCACTGTGGAGCATGGCGCTCGCGTTGATGTTCATGACCTTTATCTTCGTGGTCATCGTTAGGCTCTTGGAAAGGAGACATCGGATTTGA
- a CDS encoding polysaccharide deacetylase: protein MKKVMQCSKFLLSLVLIVGIVLAAAGHEATAKGSAKASGASSVFVAVNDTLVTYPVSPVIHKGTLYVPLVETASAMNISVQYSKGKVTLKHNAGASVTLPANGQNTLVKNGKTFISFRVLSQKFGFQLSYLSNQNLYRALNKGAALTDAQLANKYSSYIQQNKTKATAAAKPAAGSRTIYITFDDGPSPYTPQLLNVLDQYNVKATFFMLGNQIANHPASAARIVKEGHGVGLHGMTHQKNKFYASPYSALNEMNMDNAQLHKAANVNTKLIRPPYGSKPYFTKAYRDQTAAYGYRLWDWNIDSNDWRYKSNPQKIYDSVMRDVKNMKRKGITPVVLFHDQQATVSILPKMIKAIQAEGYTFKPLTNDMKPLNFWHDER from the coding sequence TTGAAAAAGGTAATGCAATGCTCCAAGTTTCTTTTATCCCTTGTACTTATTGTAGGCATTGTTCTAGCTGCAGCCGGCCATGAGGCGACGGCGAAAGGAAGTGCTAAGGCATCGGGCGCATCTTCCGTTTTTGTGGCCGTAAACGATACACTTGTTACTTATCCCGTATCGCCGGTTATACATAAGGGAACTTTATATGTTCCGCTGGTTGAAACAGCTTCAGCAATGAATATTTCCGTGCAATATTCAAAAGGCAAAGTTACGCTGAAGCATAACGCGGGCGCATCCGTGACGCTGCCGGCAAACGGCCAAAATACACTGGTTAAAAACGGGAAAACATTTATCTCGTTTCGTGTGCTGAGCCAAAAATTCGGGTTCCAGCTCTCCTATCTGTCGAACCAGAATTTGTACCGTGCATTGAACAAAGGAGCGGCTTTGACGGATGCTCAGCTGGCCAACAAGTACAGTTCCTATATCCAGCAGAATAAGACCAAGGCGACAGCTGCAGCCAAGCCTGCAGCGGGCTCCAGAACGATTTACATCACTTTTGACGATGGACCTTCTCCGTACACGCCGCAGCTTTTGAATGTGCTTGATCAATATAACGTAAAAGCAACTTTCTTTATGCTGGGCAACCAAATTGCCAACCACCCCGCATCGGCTGCAAGGATCGTCAAAGAGGGACACGGCGTAGGGTTGCATGGCATGACGCACCAAAAAAACAAATTTTACGCCTCGCCTTATTCGGCACTTAACGAAATGAACATGGACAATGCGCAATTGCATAAGGCAGCTAATGTAAATACGAAGTTGATCCGTCCGCCATACGGAAGCAAACCTTATTTCACCAAAGCATACCGCGATCAAACGGCTGCTTACGGTTATCGTCTGTGGGATTGGAATATCGACTCCAATGACTGGAGATACAAAAGCAACCCGCAAAAGATTTACGACAGTGTTATGCGGGATGTCAAAAATATGAAGAGGAAAGGAATTACCCCGGTCGTTCTGTTCCATGACCAACAGGCTACGGTATCGATTTTGCCGAAGATGATCAAAGCGATCCAAGCTGAGGGTTACACGTTCAAACCGCTGACGAACGATATGAAGCCGCTGAATTTCTGGCATGATGAGCGTTAA
- a CDS encoding helix-turn-helix domain-containing protein: MPTQQEQHSIQAWSLINRKYLGKGIRVKRFRRPSRCQVRNRVLLAVLMANDIKLSQLAEELGVSSRSVSAWVYEGRIPGKKNLDKVCQFLGYPHHILFNRTVTTNSPIICQPTSSRFMRRTLTRSPVDNKILTGLCMVHDLSVSDVSQWMNIHPGTFRKWLHQGTLPSPSFQDRAEQFFRIPKFILFADCILHES, translated from the coding sequence ATGCCTACACAACAAGAACAACATTCAATTCAGGCGTGGTCTCTGATCAATCGCAAATATTTGGGGAAAGGTATTCGCGTCAAACGCTTCCGCAGGCCTTCCCGCTGCCAAGTCCGCAACAGGGTACTGCTGGCGGTTTTGATGGCAAACGATATCAAGCTGTCGCAGCTTGCCGAGGAACTCGGCGTCTCCTCGCGAAGCGTCAGCGCTTGGGTCTATGAAGGACGGATTCCGGGCAAAAAGAATCTCGACAAGGTATGCCAATTCCTTGGTTACCCGCATCATATTCTTTTTAACCGAACCGTTACGACAAACAGTCCGATTATTTGTCAGCCGACTTCATCCCGCTTCATGCGCAGAACGTTGACCCGCTCCCCTGTAGACAACAAAATTCTGACAGGGCTTTGCATGGTGCATGACCTGTCCGTCAGCGACGTCAGCCAGTGGATGAACATCCATCCGGGAACGTTCCGCAAATGGCTGCATCAGGGAACACTGCCGTCGCCAAGCTTTCAGGATCGAGCCGAGCAGTTTTTCCGCATTCCGAAATTCATTTTGTTTGCAGACTGCATCCTGCACGAATCCTGA